The genomic segment TATTCGCGCAACAATCCGGGGGGCATCCTGGCCGAAGGCAGATCGGTCTACAACATCCGCAGGGGCGAACCGACCGGCTCCGGCGCCAGCGCATAGCAACGCACGAGCGGGGCAGCATGGCCGCGACGGGGCCGCCTCGCTCACTCCTTCAACCTCCCCAAATGTTCGGAAAAGTCCCTCCTCCCCGGCTTATACGCGCTCCCGAACAGTCGGCTTTCAACAAGATAATCGGCCGTGGCGATATTGAACGCCGCCGGTACGTTGTGCAGCACGGCCATGCGCAGCAGCGTCCGCACATCCACGTCATGCGGCTGCGGGCTCATGGGATCGATGAGGAACACGAGTAAGGCGAGGCGGTCCTCGGCGATCATGGTCGCGAGCTGGGCGTCGCCGCCCAGGGGACCAGAGAGGAGTTGCGTAACGGACAATTCGGGAAAGGCCCTGGCCAGCAGGCCGCCGGTAGTCCCGGTAGCCACGATCTTGTGGTCGCGGAAACGCTCTTTATGGGTTGAAACCCAGGCCAGCAGATCGTCCTTGCAGGCGTCATGGGCCACGAAGCCGATGAATTGCGGCATGTTCTTCTCCTGAA from the Desulfocurvibacter africanus subsp. africanus DSM 2603 genome contains:
- a CDS encoding methylglyoxal synthase, whose translation is MPQFIGFVAHDACKDDLLAWVSTHKERFRDHKIVATGTTGGLLARAFPELSVTQLLSGPLGGDAQLATMIAEDRLALLVFLIDPMSPQPHDVDVRTLLRMAVLHNVPAAFNIATADYLVESRLFGSAYKPGRRDFSEHLGRLKE